AATTTGCTTGAAGATATACAAACGCTTAACGTGTATGCACAAGTGTTCATAAAATTAAACTAGCAACAAACCGGTTTAACTTAACAACCCGTAAATCTGTATCTAGGTAAAAGTTCCATTCAAGAAGGATTAAAGATGTTTAAATTTCCATTTTTGAGATGAAAAAAAACTTGAATTGAGTTCATGGTGCAAAGTATTAAAGCATCTGCAGCGCTCAAAATCCCATACTGAGTTtctcaaatacaaaataatattgttaACTACAATCTTGTTAAATAACTGATTCCTTAAGATtgtgaaagaaaataaatccaTCTAAAAAAGCATGCGGGATCAGAGGTGAAGCTAGAATTTTTGTAGTATGGGTGCATTATTAATAAACAGAAACATAAAGAGGAATTGAACTTGGAAAACTATGGGTGCATAacgtgattttaaccactttaGCTAACAAATTTGGGTATTTCAATTGTATTAGccttaatattttcatttttttttggtaaaatgttaaattattatatcaattttcgaatttgtgacaaaaaatacaaagacaacTTGTAGCGAAGAACAGGAAATAAACTAAACAACAAGACGAAATGGAAATTGACGCAGCTCGAAACAGAGCGGAACAAAGCCTTAGAACCAGCTAAGCAACGAGATGAGCTCAGACCAAAGAAACTGGAACCGGTCGAGGTTGAGCACCGGACACCACGAGCTACCGAAAGAAAGGCGCCCTCAAACCTTGATGCTACGGTTCCTACAGCTTCCGAAAACCCcacctaaaccctgaaacagaCCAAAAATCCAAGCACGAACACACACTCAAAGCACCCAACAGAATACGTACGACGACACGAGAGAAAACCACCTAGCGACGATGCCGTCGTTCGGAAAAGCGTCCTGAAATTGCCGCCTCCAGTCCATTCCGCCGTGACCGTTACACCCATTGAACCGAAATCTCATATAGAGAGAGCGGACCGCCAAGTTGCTAACCCTCCGGAGGCACACCGCATGAGAGAGAGAGCGGGTCGAATGTCCAACTGCTGCTCGGCTAGACAGGCAGGGTCCAGAACACCATACGAGATGACCAAAAAACGTTTACTTTATTGAGAGTGAAGGAGATACGCAGCACCAAGGACGCGGCCAGGAACCCACACTGGTACACCGGAGCCACTACTAAGAAGCAGCGAAAATGAAGATCTCGCCGGACACACGCGCAGCCACTCGCGCTGCCGTACGCATCGCCTCACGCGCCACCGCGTCCACGCGCGTTCTCACCTGAGCATGCCGGAGTCGGGAAAACCATCGACCGCCACACTCACACGCGCCCACCAGAGATCACCAGCAGGAGGATCATTAGTTTGTGTGCAATATATCAAGAgtttttagagcatctccaacccactaatatattttcttttataatagtattttaagtCAAAGCTACTCtaaatatattctattttttcttctaaaataaaaaaaattgttatatttttttcatctcTAATCGGTATTGCTATTTTCTCATAAAAtagagaaattatataatagaaaTGAGATTTGCtatattgtatttttgaaaatagaaaTCTCCAAAAACAATGCAAAAGTATAGAAGAATACTATTTCCTTGtttataaacaaaagaaaatataacaatCTCTAATTGATTGGATGTTGTCAAGTGTCTCGCGAatagagagaaaataaaattgtacaGAGAGGAAGAAGTTCAAATTTGAGAAAGTGATATAGTAAAATTTAGATGGAAATTTGCCAAATATAACTCAAAACatgattttaaatacaaaactatatgcaaacttgaatcaaatgcaaaactaacctaaaaaccttataaaattatagtcagcccttgtgaccaaacaaaaaaacagatttttttttccgaataTAGTCCTAGAAAATCGTCAGATTCTTCTGAGATACTGTAAGTCatctagacgacttccacgaAAATCTTCTAGTttagttgatcttaaaaataatttataatttttaaaaaaaatttgacaagtgaaaaataaaaatcatgtagttataaacagttttaagtgatataaattcagatataataaaattgaattattttcaacatagatgagtgaaagtagtgactcatgatattctttggtttagggtttgacaacatatgttgtagtattataTGTATTCTTAAGgtttgattttggaaaacttaaatgttttttgaaaaatttaatttttacgtatatgtgtttatttctgtgtatagtaaacattttttaagattaatttgattttatgaagtgtttagttagttaatttagtttaggaTCTAGACgtctaacaggtaagtcgtttGACGATTAGTATTATCggttagaagacttccagagaagtcttctaactcccgctaaaaatattttagttttccgctaaaattattttagtttccggtaaaaatattgaagtcttctgggcgacttacaagtaaaTCGTCTAGGAAGTCTTATATTCGAAGAGTTACTTGAAAGTCTTCTGAATCGAAAATATTTGacctaattatattttttgtctccctatataaagaaaaatttacacattctctctattcctctcaaatggctgcaacaaaaatgtaatattcCTCATTGTAAAACGCTCCAACCTTTctataatctctttgaacttataaacaccaaatttaatatcaatttattgtttttgtctcatttctttctcactaatttatcttgtttttgcaggtttttcatcacttggttctcatcttccactcatttaaaggttgATCTATTAATTtgagatatatatttttgtgtgttctataaaggtagatatatctaatctttcactcattttctctatttttaagctatttgaacgtttttggatatgtaggtttttcagatctagatTTGGATATACAAGTTTTTCAAATATAATGCGATATAaaacttccagacgacttccaggcgacttccaggaagtcttccagacgacttccttgaagtaagacttcctggaagtcttctaatggagtcttctctcatgtctccctttcataacagatctgagcgttttagtaagtttttatgtctgattttttttcatttggtaacctcatgttgtataaagttcttatctttttcccaaactaaaactctccaaatccactctaatctctttgacttgaaaacaccaaagtttatatgaatttttcatttttatctcatgtctttctcgttaatttatctttttgttgcatgtttttaatcagatggttctcatcttccacttggGTATGTAcgttgtgtgttctataaaagtatatctatctaatcttccactcatttttttatgtttttagccattttaaagttttttatatGCTGGTTTTTCAtatctggatttggatatgcaagtttttcagatctggaatacttctgggaagtcttctcagaagttttttaaaatataatgcgctctggaagtcttccagacgacttcttgTCTTCTGACAGAGTCTTCTTctatatcaagtggagtccaagcttgtgtttgtagaggaatgatctataatagtttttttgtggtctgttttgtgatttgcatgtgtacttctttagttgtgattttgtttttgaaattttgaagagatattaatgagaaattttggtaaatatgttcattttccaCAATATTATCTTAACAAAAATACTTgacataattgaagttattgatacaacttcaatagcaaaacacaataacacaaaatttatcaaatttgtTACAACTAAAGGAGAAGAATATTAAGAAACCTtaatcaaattcacaaaagataaaacattacataagttGAAAATTAGAAGACTTTCATTAGAAGTCTTCTTGGAAGTCTTTTTAGAAGACTTAAATTTAAAGCGGGAAATAGAAATATAAGCGACAAATTTAAGcggaaaataaaaagttaagctggaaactctaaattttaagtgaattgaaatattaaatttcatGCAAGTTAAAAAGTGtatcttatgatctaagaagacgcattaaaccatgttacttgatatttttgaagttatttAACACTttgaaaattaaacaaatataccTTAAAGttaattaacaaatttacaaaaactaacgtagaagacttcatggaagtcttctgtaAACATTAATACACATGAATGTTGGCAAACTCATAATTAAAaccaattaagttatgaatttcattcAGGAGTTCAAATAccgactaatatacatgaattaacaagaaaatggtaaaaagtttttatagtcttagagaaaatgaaaatttattaaacattgatgCAGACGACATCCACGGAGGTCGTCTGGTAAACTTCTAGGAAGTCAtccatttaggttagttttgcaattgactttaacctagacgacttacatggaagatGAGCTAGCATGGTTTCGAGTGCGATAACATGGGATATGGATATGTTTTCTTCGATGCCTAGGCAGGCTGGGATTGGAACTGTTCGTGATTATCGTCCgcctttgtttgttaaaaaaaatctctagatgactttcatgtaagtcttctagggtaaacgggttagttttgcatttgatcggattgtgtaagaaacttgatttttcCTGGATAACTTACACAtaagtcgtccagtagaaaattaaaaaatcaacatTTTGTTATACTTAgatgacttccatgtaagtcgtttcaggttagttttgcaattgaaaaataaaacttaaaaaaattatttttttctagacgacttacacggaagtcgtccgtccAACGATTTATACGAAAGTTGTtcaagataagcaaggtttgaccagaatcttgGAATAAAATCATGAACGACTTCCGTGTTAGTCGTTtagaagaaataaaattttaagttttattttttatttgcaaAACTAACGTgaaacgacttacatggaagtcatctaggtataacaaaatattgattttttttaattttctactggacggcttatgtgtaagtcgtccaagaaaaCTCAAATTTCTGatacaatccggtcaaatgcaaactaacccgtttaccctagacgacttacatggaactcgtctcaattttttttttaacaaacaaagatggacgacttctatgtaagtcgtctctaaaaacatatttaaaaagcaattgcaaaactaacctctgcattgaccagaagacttttaTGTAAGTCATCTACAGCCAGAAGACTTATCCGGAAGTCGTCTGGGCGAAcatatctggaaaaaaaaaactgatttcataGTTTTAACCAGTGAAATAAtttgtttagcacacataagtATTTTTCAAGCACCCATAATCTCAAACAAAACTGACCTaccaagaatcgtaagcttTAATGACtctatgaaacataaaaaaattagaatcaaAATATTGGggttttggatgaatatggagagaaagtgaaagagatgttatttttagttcataagaattgagaaagaaggAATGTAAATCGATTTAAGTGCACTAAGagtttcaaattggttgttcttGGTTGctggtgtattgatggcaatgacaatcTTATAAATACTTGAAGATAATAATGTTAAAAGAGTAAAAAGACCattttcgaaagaaaaaaaattaatgacatTTTTATGAATAGTATGAAGTTGTAGGGTGAATAGGACAAaggaaaaatccaaaaaaaacatgagtttgttttgggtttgactttGAGCGTTCGGTTATATTTGCAAATAGCCCAATTTAGAATATGTAAATGATCATGATATTGCAAAAATTTTGAATAACCTTtacaagaaataataaaattcatGTCTAGTGAAAAAGTATTAAACAATTTATCCATATAAACTCACTGAATTGGcgaatattttctaaattttaatgtTTGAATTGCAAACATTTTCATCGGCTACTTTTAAATTATAggtaaaaatgtaaattttatatcttaaaaattttaaaataaaaattaagatatttttacATCATTTAACTATTCCATCTCTTTGTGTGCAAAATATAATAGTtgtaagttaaaatatatatactctttgtttttaattagatgacGTTATTGAGTTATACAAGTAGattgtaaaataatatttttttttctattttctatacaaaaatatcattaagtATTCACATAACCCAaatcaatcaataaaaaaaataaatttcttaatataaatatcaaacaacataaaaagtaaataaattttacattgaaaatGAAAAACGTTATACAATTTGgaacaatttattttaaaacttcaaGTATTAAAAATGGAGAGAGTACTCAATTAAATCCATACTAGATATCGACCCGTGCAACCGTgtaggtttttgttttcatttatttttataaaaatattttattttcagttctaaatttgtatatattataatatatgtgtctatcaatttttaaaatataataagtttataatatattttttattgaatatattgttttaaactttcacatgtatttgtatcttcttctatatatatattttcggattattatttcattattaaaatcgtaactatatataaaaatattagtaaaatattgttttattgtcatattcaaagatattgtaacatttcacaaatttagtacttttaaaaaaaattaaacttttcgcttcatagatttatattatcgagtaaataattaaacatttagtttttgttttattttaaaataaactatatagtttaaagtttgttttcattggtttaaggtagtaaagattaatcattgttagataatatgatttttgctatttttaaaaaaatctttataattttaaaagttaacatcgacaaatatttaaatatttaacatatggaggtataacATTagaacattaaattatatctatttaatttatattatctataaatccattgcatcatatattatttaaattcaattattgatagcccaataaaaactTTTGGTAAgcctaaaatttaaatgataagattagagattcaatgtaacatgactttctaggaatatgtccattaggtctattttttaaaaaaatcgcaCATGAATCGAaattgtgacttctgttttaatatataagatattaattTTTAGAGAATATGATCCAAATATTGATTGCAGTATTACTGATCTGGATCCACACACgcttaaatttttttggatatcttcttcactatatatatatatttatctttataattataattataattattcttTTCTACGATTCTACATTGTTTTCCTTTACACTTTTCTCTTTAGGgggcgactggttttcccgctaccacccgcaaacgcagcttttgcagttagtagcggttgtcggcggtttgcaacaatcactcaaatcgtttcaaaccgcttcaaaccgctctgaatctcataaattcaaaagctggctccaggtagcgtttgcggttgcgggagggtaaaatttttttcttttttttaaaacaatatatatacaaaagtaaaaatatttaataaaaaatttaaaattgaaattatgaaaatattaaaatatatctattatattttaattaatattataaaattttataataaaaacaatttcaataaattttcaaaaattaaaattataactttctaaatataaattttatatttattataattttatgatttttgatatttttataattatattaaatataaatattgttaatttattatttgactgttaccgcatttggtagttaaccagtaataagtcacccgcaaacgcaccaatatttaaccgcagtaccagtcgtacaaatctcttaaaaccgctagaaaccgcaaccgcccgcatccacaaactctcgtaaccgcaaccgctgcgtttgaaccagtcaggtcCTTAGTTTCCCATTTGAATACAAATTTAGTTATCTTGTTATTTGTTTTGGACCAAAGCAAATATAATATCCAATTACGTGTGAAActatcttatatttttgtacGTGCCTACTTAATCTGTATGTTATCTTTCTCAATATAATGCTGCTTGTATAAATCTAGACTTTTTCTTGTTTCGCCactaaaatgatatataaacaataaaaatttgcCACATTTTATTCtgtttgtaaaaagaaaaataaaaaaaaataaaaaaatagtattaattgtcgaaaaaagaaaattcaatgTTAACACTGtcaacaaaacattaaaccttAGACGTtatcaaaaccctaaactctaaatctttgAAATCCTAAAATcctatcctagagtttagggttagggttcctagggtttaaggtttaaggttttggTTTTGGACTTAGGGCTTAGGGCTTAGGGTTTGGATTTATAGTTTTGTTGACGATGTTAACAACgccaatgttttttttgtaattaatattattttctaattatttttttcttttttcgcAAATATAATATGACATGacaaatttttattaactaTTATTTTAGTGGTTCATTTTTTGGGTGAACTCAgcaaaaaacttataaatctaTGCTTGTAGACAGGTtgcaacttttatatatattagatatcaTCAAATTAAACACAGCATTTCCAATAACAAATACAATTATTAATTTGCCAAGTTACTAGCCTCTTTCACATCTAAATTTCGAATTCAATCAACTGATCAATAACATCCGGATGCTAAATACAAGCGTACCAAAATCATGTAACCAATCGTATGGTTTTAATATTCTTTAATTCGTTGTAAAGTGCATGCagtgattttattgatgaatgcGATTGTTCAGGGAAAAGAGAATAATAGTAACctagatgacaaaaaaactCAGCCGTACATACACACATGAATACAATACAAACCAGACACTACATATTCACATGTCACCCGCCTTCAAGCAGTACTCTTTTTTTCCCTACTATATACTgctattataacaaaaaaacatatatggaaCTTACCACAGCTCGGGTCAACGATATAAAATGCAATACTTTCCCTAAATAACATACCAAATGATCGATCATAGAATGCACACCCTACAATCTAACTAGAGATTCCTATTTTTTGCTATTTCAGACATATTGCACAAACATATGTGGATAGATATAATCATACCGAACAATTCAGCTAGATAGATGTCTATATAGTAAAAGCTGCTCTTGTATTGATTTGTCCTGCATAAACGACCGACCGAAACGGTGCGTTTCCCGATGATAAGGTTACCACATACTTACACGGCTCTCTGTATTGACTCGTCTCTTTCTTTCCACATCCCTCTCTTTGTCTCGTTTCTCTCTGTTCTTCACTTTTCAGaatattaaatacataaaattaattaatcaacgtgaaaatacataatattatggACATGTCGTTTTCGTCACCTTCTCTACgctttttattctttttgtttcctTATGTGTCATGCAAAAccacaagaagaagagactAGCTAGTAACACAACTTCTCTCTAAACCGGACCCAAATGACCAGAACGGGGATCATAAGCCCGACCCGGTTCCCTTCTCTCAAATCCCAACGCTGCGGCAGCGGCGGCGACGCTAGCTTCATGGAACAGCTCCTCCTCCACTGCGCCACCGCCATCGACTCCAACGACGCGGCACTGGCTCACCAACTCCTTTGGGTCCTCAACAACATTGCCTCACCCGACGGCGACTCCTCCACCCAACGACTCACATCTGCCTTCGTGCGCGCGTTGCTCTCACGTGCCGTCTCCAAAATCCCCACACTCTTCTCCACCTTCGGAAACACCGTCTTCCAACCGCCGGCAGATGAAATACACCGGTTCTCAGTCGTGGAGCTCGCCGGGTTCATCGACCTAACTCCGTGGCACAGGTTCGGATTCATCGCGGCCAACGAGGCGATCTTAACCGCCGTGGAAGGCTACTCAACGGTTCACATCGTTGACCTAAGTTTGACTCACTGTATGCAAATCCCTACTCTCATAGACGCCATGGCAACCAAACTCAACAAGCCACCGCTTCTCAAACTCACCGTCGTCTCCTCCGCCTCCAACTTCCCGCCATTCATCAACATCTCCTACGAAGATCTCGGTTCAAAGCTCGTCAACTTCGCCACCTCGAGAAACATAGAAATGCAGTTCACCATCATCCCTTCAACGTACTCCGATGGCTTCTCCTCCCTCCTCCAACACTTACGGATGTACCCTACTTCCTACAACGAAGCTCTCGTCGTTAACTGCCACATGATGCTCCGTTACATCCCCGACGAAACCCTAACTCCATCATCACCATCTTCTTTATCTCTCCGAAACGTGTTCTTGAACCAACTCCGATCCCTGAACCCCACAATGGTAACCCTAATCGAAGAAGACGCAGATCTCACGTCGGAGAATCTCGTCACGCGGCTGAGATCGGCGTTTAACTACTTCTGGATCCCTTTTGACACGACGGACACCTTTATGAGCGAGCA
The nucleotide sequence above comes from Brassica napus cultivar Da-Ae chromosome A9, Da-Ae, whole genome shotgun sequence. Encoded proteins:
- the LOC106395034 gene encoding scarecrow-like protein 32, with translation MTRTGIISPTRFPSLKSQRCGSGGDASFMEQLLLHCATAIDSNDAALAHQLLWVLNNIASPDGDSSTQRLTSAFVRALLSRAVSKIPTLFSTFGNTVFQPPADEIHRFSVVELAGFIDLTPWHRFGFIAANEAILTAVEGYSTVHIVDLSLTHCMQIPTLIDAMATKLNKPPLLKLTVVSSASNFPPFINISYEDLGSKLVNFATSRNIEMQFTIIPSTYSDGFSSLLQHLRMYPTSYNEALVVNCHMMLRYIPDETLTPSSPSSLSLRNVFLNQLRSLNPTMVTLIEEDADLTSENLVTRLRSAFNYFWIPFDTTDTFMSEQRRLYEAEISWKIENVVAKEGVERVERTETKGRWLERMRDNDFGGVRVREEAASDLKAMLGEHAVGWGMKKDDDDESLVLTWKGHSVVFATVWVPM